Proteins co-encoded in one Microbacterium hydrocarbonoxydans genomic window:
- a CDS encoding UDP-N-acetylglucosamine--N-acetylmuramyl-(pentapeptide) pyrophosphoryl-undecaprenol N-acetylglucosamine transferase has product MTTYLLAGGGTAGHVNPLLAVADGLRARASDDEVLVLGTAEGLESRLVPERGYELLIVDKVPFPRRPNAQAAAFPGRFRRAIAQVRDHIRAHEVEVVVGFGGYASAPAYVAARREGVPFVVHEANAKPGLANVLGARRAAATGVAFEGTRLRGGEVVGMPLRREVIDLDRAAARDEAAAHFGLDAARPVLLVFGGSLGARRLNEALADSWGDVLAAGWQLLHITGERSELQDPEVPGYVVRRYVDRMDLAFAIADLIVSRSGAATVSEISALGLPALYVPYSVGNGEQRLNAASAVAAGAARLLDDATFDGDAVRRAVIPLLKDPQRIASMAQSAEKVGTRSGTENVIALVDRALASS; this is encoded by the coding sequence GTGACCACGTACCTTCTCGCCGGCGGGGGAACCGCCGGACACGTCAACCCCCTGCTCGCCGTCGCCGACGGACTGCGCGCGCGAGCGTCCGACGACGAGGTTCTGGTCCTCGGCACCGCCGAGGGACTGGAATCCCGACTCGTCCCCGAGCGCGGCTACGAGCTGCTCATCGTCGACAAGGTCCCCTTCCCTCGCCGTCCGAACGCACAGGCCGCGGCCTTCCCGGGGCGGTTCCGCCGCGCCATCGCCCAGGTGCGCGACCACATCCGTGCGCATGAGGTCGAGGTCGTGGTCGGGTTCGGCGGATACGCCTCGGCTCCCGCATACGTCGCCGCGCGCCGCGAAGGCGTGCCGTTCGTCGTGCACGAGGCGAACGCCAAGCCGGGACTCGCGAACGTGCTCGGCGCCCGACGCGCGGCTGCCACCGGCGTCGCCTTCGAGGGCACCAGGCTCAGAGGCGGCGAGGTCGTCGGCATGCCGTTGCGTCGGGAGGTCATCGATCTCGACCGTGCCGCCGCGCGCGATGAGGCGGCGGCGCACTTCGGTCTCGATGCGGCGCGCCCCGTTCTGCTGGTCTTCGGCGGGTCGCTGGGTGCTCGACGCCTGAACGAGGCGCTCGCGGATTCGTGGGGCGACGTGCTCGCCGCCGGATGGCAGCTCCTGCACATCACGGGCGAGCGGAGCGAGCTGCAGGACCCCGAGGTCCCGGGGTACGTCGTGCGACGATACGTCGACCGGATGGACCTCGCCTTCGCGATCGCGGATCTCATCGTGTCGCGCTCGGGTGCAGCGACCGTGAGTGAGATCAGCGCGCTCGGGCTGCCTGCGCTGTACGTTCCCTACTCGGTGGGCAACGGCGAGCAGCGGCTCAACGCCGCATCGGCCGTCGCCGCGGGAGCCGCCAGACTGCTCGACGATGCGACATTCGACGGCGATGCGGTGCGTCGTGCCGTCATCCCTCTCCTCAAGGATCCGCAGCGCATCGCGTCGATGGCTCAGTCCGCCGAGAAGGTCGGCACCCGCAGCGGCACGGAGAACGTCATCGCACTCGTCGACCGCGCCCTCGCCTCGTCCTGA
- the ftsW gene encoding putative lipid II flippase FtsW gives MTQVARPPRSESDGSTRGLAARISLGRRFTPVSTEFLMIASAALMLTIFGLVMVLSATSATAVSRGENPMDGALRQGIFAVLGIPLMFLISRAPIAFLKKLAWPALFGAIALQLLVFTPLGVEDGGNRNWIKIAGFTLQPSEFLKLALAVWIGYVLMRKRTMLGTWHQVFIPVVPVGALAIGTVLAGKDLGTAMVLVLVLLGCLFFSGVKLRLFILPVLLGIVAVIALAVTSPDRMRRITATCSDMSAYTGDCYQSIHGVWGMASGGIFGVGLGNSQEKYGWLPAAGNDFIFAIVGEELGLIGCIVVLALFTLFTVGAFHVIRKTADPFIRVAAGGITVWITGQAVLNIGVVIGVFPVMGVPLPFMSQGGTALLAVLIACGVLLSFARTLPVAEARTAARASSAGRGKVTR, from the coding sequence ATGACGCAGGTCGCACGCCCCCCGCGCTCTGAGTCCGACGGCTCGACTCGCGGCCTCGCCGCACGGATCTCGCTGGGGCGTCGCTTCACCCCGGTGTCCACCGAGTTCCTGATGATCGCGTCGGCAGCGCTCATGCTCACGATCTTCGGTCTCGTCATGGTGCTGTCCGCGACCAGCGCGACGGCCGTGTCTCGCGGTGAGAATCCGATGGACGGGGCCCTCCGCCAGGGCATCTTCGCCGTTCTCGGCATTCCTCTGATGTTCCTGATCTCGCGTGCACCGATCGCATTCCTCAAGAAGCTGGCCTGGCCGGCGCTCTTCGGGGCGATCGCGCTGCAGCTGCTCGTCTTCACGCCGCTCGGAGTCGAGGACGGCGGCAACCGCAACTGGATCAAGATCGCCGGCTTCACCCTGCAGCCCTCGGAGTTCCTGAAGCTCGCGCTGGCGGTGTGGATCGGCTACGTCCTCATGCGCAAGCGCACGATGCTCGGCACCTGGCACCAGGTGTTCATCCCGGTCGTCCCCGTCGGCGCGCTCGCGATCGGCACCGTGCTCGCGGGCAAGGACCTCGGCACGGCCATGGTTCTGGTGCTCGTCCTTCTCGGATGCCTGTTCTTCTCGGGGGTCAAACTCCGACTCTTCATCCTCCCCGTGCTCCTCGGCATCGTCGCCGTCATCGCACTCGCGGTGACGAGTCCCGACCGGATGCGGCGCATCACCGCGACCTGCTCCGACATGTCCGCCTACACGGGTGACTGCTACCAGTCGATCCATGGCGTGTGGGGCATGGCGTCGGGAGGGATCTTCGGGGTGGGCCTCGGCAACTCGCAGGAGAAGTACGGGTGGCTCCCGGCTGCGGGCAACGACTTCATCTTCGCGATCGTCGGCGAGGAGCTGGGCCTGATCGGCTGCATCGTCGTGCTCGCGCTGTTCACGCTCTTCACGGTGGGGGCGTTCCACGTCATCCGAAAGACCGCCGATCCGTTCATCCGGGTCGCAGCGGGTGGCATCACCGTCTGGATCACCGGCCAGGCCGTGCTCAACATCGGTGTCGTGATCGGCGTGTTCCCCGTCATGGGGGTGCCGCTTCCCTTCATGTCCCAGGGAGGCACGGCACTGCTCGCCGTGCTCATCGCGTGCGGGGTGCTGCTGTCGTTCGCGCGCACTCTTCCGGTGGCTGAGGCACGGACCGCTGCGCGAGCGTCTTCGGCAGGGCGGGGTAAGGTCACACGGTGA
- the murD gene encoding UDP-N-acetylmuramoyl-L-alanine--D-glutamate ligase has product MSAERRSSTEKRLSTLTSWNADWAGLRVAVLGLSMTGFSVTDTLVELGADVLVLSESAEEEYARLLPVIGARLELGSLHEVPRALSDFDAEVVIASPGFSPSHPVIRWAQDAGIAIWGDIELAWRVRDKIVRPDGTPADWVLITGTNGKTTTTQLTASLLVAGGLRAAPCGNIGVPVLDAVRDPAGFDVFVVELSSHQLWYLGLSRAEGQPYPHASVCLNLADDHLVWHGSSAAYRDAKALVYRNTRVACVYNKADEATRVMVEEAEVVEGARAIGFDLGMPGPSDLGVVEGLLVDRAFHDDRAHSALELTTVADLQEAGLAAPHIVQNILAASALARSLGVDPEVIHAALQEFRLDAHRIQVVARHDGITWIDDSKATNPHAAASSLRAFPGAVWVVGGDLKGVDLSDLVATVGRTARAAVVIGVARGEVVAAFERHAPTVPVFQVDAGETGHVMNRVVEIAAGIVDGEGTVLLAPAAASFDQFSSYADRGRRFAEAVQDWIDRGSADDAGRTPPAL; this is encoded by the coding sequence GTGTCGGCTGAGCGGAGATCGTCCACCGAGAAGAGGCTCTCGACGCTGACGAGCTGGAACGCCGACTGGGCGGGACTCCGCGTGGCCGTGCTCGGCCTGTCGATGACGGGCTTCTCGGTGACCGACACACTGGTCGAGCTCGGCGCCGACGTTCTGGTGCTCTCCGAATCCGCAGAAGAGGAATACGCGCGGCTGCTGCCGGTCATCGGCGCACGCCTCGAGCTCGGATCCCTTCATGAGGTTCCGCGGGCGCTCAGCGACTTCGACGCCGAGGTGGTCATCGCCTCCCCGGGGTTCTCACCGTCGCATCCCGTGATCCGGTGGGCACAGGATGCCGGGATCGCGATCTGGGGTGACATCGAGCTCGCGTGGCGGGTGCGTGACAAGATCGTCCGTCCGGACGGAACGCCGGCGGACTGGGTGCTCATCACCGGGACGAACGGGAAGACCACGACCACACAGCTCACCGCATCGCTGCTCGTCGCGGGCGGGCTGCGCGCGGCACCGTGCGGCAACATCGGCGTCCCCGTGCTGGATGCGGTCCGCGACCCCGCCGGATTCGACGTCTTCGTGGTCGAGCTGTCGAGCCATCAGCTGTGGTATCTCGGTCTCTCCCGCGCCGAAGGGCAGCCGTACCCCCATGCCTCCGTCTGCCTGAACCTCGCGGACGACCATCTCGTCTGGCACGGCAGCTCTGCCGCCTATCGCGACGCCAAGGCACTGGTCTATCGCAACACGCGTGTCGCGTGCGTATACAACAAGGCGGACGAGGCGACCCGTGTCATGGTCGAGGAGGCCGAGGTGGTCGAGGGCGCTCGTGCGATCGGGTTCGATCTCGGCATGCCCGGCCCGAGCGACCTCGGCGTCGTCGAAGGTCTGCTCGTCGACCGCGCGTTCCACGACGATCGCGCACACAGCGCGCTCGAGCTGACCACGGTCGCTGATCTGCAAGAGGCCGGACTGGCTGCGCCCCATATCGTGCAGAACATCCTCGCGGCCTCGGCGTTGGCGCGCTCGCTGGGAGTGGATCCCGAGGTGATCCATGCGGCGCTCCAGGAGTTCCGTCTCGACGCGCATCGCATCCAGGTGGTCGCGCGCCACGACGGCATCACCTGGATCGACGATTCCAAAGCCACCAACCCCCATGCCGCGGCCTCGTCGCTCCGCGCCTTCCCCGGTGCGGTGTGGGTCGTGGGCGGTGACCTGAAGGGCGTCGACCTCTCCGACCTCGTCGCCACCGTGGGCAGGACGGCCCGTGCCGCGGTCGTCATCGGGGTCGCTCGCGGCGAGGTCGTCGCGGCATTCGAGCGACACGCGCCGACGGTGCCGGTATTCCAGGTGGATGCTGGCGAGACTGGACACGTCATGAACCGTGTCGTAGAGATCGCGGCAGGGATCGTCGACGGCGAGGGCACTGTATTGCTGGCCCCCGCTGCGGCATCCTTCGATCAGTTCTCCAGCTATGCGGATCGCGGACGCCGCTTCGCCGAAGCGGTGCAGGACTGGATAGACCGGGGGAGCGCCGATGACGCAGGTCGCACGCCCCCCGCGCTCTGA
- the mraY gene encoding phospho-N-acetylmuramoyl-pentapeptide-transferase, whose product MRSLIMAAAISLAFTLFLTPVFLRLFRKWGWGQVIRTPEALENPSHEAKRGTPTMGGVIFIVGTMVGYFTGVYVGGGTPALSALLVMWLMVGFGVVGFIDDYMKVRSQRSLGLSGWRKIIGQLLVIIPFGIVALNFPNQFDQTPASGSISLFRDIPWLNLFAFTAVVGWALYLLWISVIGVATSNSVNLTDGLDGLAAGAGVLVVSAYSLIAFWQFKQSCVGEGVEKAAITGCYEVRDPFSLAIIAASFGASLIGFLWWNAPKAKVFMGDVGSMAIGGVITAMAILTRTELLLLIIAGVFVLASGSVILQRAYFKITRGKRLFLMSPFHHHLEMRGWSEVTIVVRMWIIAGLLAVSAVGLFYVEWLTRVG is encoded by the coding sequence GTGAGGTCACTCATCATGGCGGCGGCGATATCGCTCGCCTTCACACTCTTCCTGACTCCCGTCTTCCTGCGGCTCTTCCGCAAGTGGGGCTGGGGTCAGGTGATCCGCACGCCCGAGGCGCTCGAGAACCCGAGCCACGAGGCGAAGCGCGGCACACCGACCATGGGCGGCGTGATCTTCATCGTCGGCACGATGGTGGGCTACTTCACCGGCGTGTACGTCGGCGGCGGCACGCCCGCGCTCTCCGCGCTACTGGTGATGTGGCTCATGGTCGGCTTCGGTGTCGTCGGCTTCATCGACGACTACATGAAGGTGAGGAGTCAGCGCAGCCTCGGGCTGTCGGGCTGGCGGAAGATCATCGGCCAGCTGCTCGTGATCATCCCGTTCGGCATCGTGGCCCTCAACTTCCCGAATCAGTTCGACCAGACTCCGGCGTCGGGCTCGATCTCGCTCTTCCGCGACATCCCCTGGCTGAATCTCTTCGCCTTCACGGCGGTGGTCGGCTGGGCTCTGTACCTGCTCTGGATCTCGGTGATCGGCGTCGCGACGTCGAACAGCGTGAATCTCACGGACGGCCTCGACGGTCTCGCAGCGGGCGCGGGCGTTCTGGTGGTCAGCGCCTACAGCCTGATCGCCTTCTGGCAGTTCAAGCAGTCGTGTGTCGGAGAAGGCGTCGAGAAGGCCGCGATCACCGGGTGCTATGAAGTGCGCGATCCGTTCAGCCTTGCGATCATCGCCGCGTCCTTCGGCGCGAGCCTGATCGGCTTCCTGTGGTGGAACGCTCCGAAGGCGAAGGTCTTCATGGGCGATGTGGGCTCTATGGCGATCGGCGGCGTCATCACCGCGATGGCGATCCTCACCCGCACCGAGCTTCTGCTGCTGATCATCGCCGGCGTGTTCGTCCTCGCATCGGGATCGGTGATCCTGCAGCGCGCCTACTTCAAGATCACGAGAGGCAAGCGCCTCTTCCTCATGAGCCCCTTCCACCACCATCTCGAGATGCGAGGGTGGTCCGAGGTCACGATCGTCGTGCGGATGTGGATCATCGCAGGGCTGCTGGCCGTGTCGGCGGTGGGCCTGTTCTACGTGGAGTGGCTGACCCGTGTCGGCTGA
- the murF gene encoding UDP-N-acetylmuramoyl-tripeptide--D-alanyl-D-alanine ligase, translated as MIALSLAEIAAVLGGELRLSGPATAQTIVDGVVDTDSRKMSPGSIFVAKPGAETDGHHFVGAALQAGAALAIVEHPVDAEITQIVVADAVAALADLAREVVARVRAGGRLRIVGITGSNGKTTTKNFLARILSDEGETVSPIASYNNEVGAPVTMLRITHDTRFLVSEFGADAPGSIARLAGLVEPDVVVVLMVGMAHAGGFGGIEATAKAKSELVAAATPTGTAVLNVDDPRVSAMRSLAESRGMTVVGFGQSDAADVRAHDLEVTASGTNCVIETAGERTPLRLRVLGAHHVNNALAAIAAAGVLGVPASAAVARLETVEIAERWRMQPLGNDRVRIINDAYNASPDSMAAALRTLAQITGPEERTVAVLGAMSELGETAGEEHDRIGLLAVRLNIQRIVVVGPEARRLFISAIGEGSWDSEAVFFPDQDAAFDYLRTELRDGDRVLVKSSNSVGLRHLGDRLGELFS; from the coding sequence ATGATCGCCCTGTCGCTTGCTGAGATCGCCGCCGTCCTCGGGGGTGAACTCAGACTCTCCGGACCCGCCACTGCCCAGACCATCGTGGACGGAGTCGTGGACACGGACTCCCGGAAGATGTCTCCGGGGTCGATCTTCGTCGCGAAGCCCGGTGCCGAGACCGACGGGCACCACTTCGTCGGCGCCGCGCTTCAGGCCGGCGCAGCCCTCGCCATCGTCGAGCACCCCGTCGACGCAGAGATCACGCAGATCGTCGTCGCGGATGCCGTGGCGGCCCTGGCCGACCTCGCTCGTGAGGTCGTCGCACGGGTACGTGCCGGCGGCCGGCTCAGGATCGTCGGCATCACGGGCTCGAACGGCAAGACGACCACCAAGAACTTCCTCGCCCGGATCCTCTCGGATGAGGGGGAGACCGTGTCGCCGATCGCCTCGTACAACAACGAGGTCGGCGCGCCCGTCACGATGCTGCGTATCACGCACGACACGCGCTTCCTCGTCAGCGAGTTCGGTGCCGATGCGCCCGGCAGCATCGCACGTCTCGCCGGGCTCGTCGAGCCCGACGTCGTGGTGGTGCTGATGGTCGGCATGGCGCATGCAGGCGGATTCGGCGGTATCGAGGCCACCGCGAAGGCGAAGTCGGAGCTCGTCGCGGCGGCGACCCCCACGGGCACGGCCGTGCTCAACGTCGACGATCCCCGCGTGTCCGCCATGCGCTCTCTGGCGGAGAGCCGGGGAATGACGGTCGTCGGCTTCGGCCAGAGCGACGCCGCCGACGTGCGCGCCCATGACCTCGAGGTCACCGCCTCCGGCACGAACTGCGTGATCGAGACTGCGGGCGAGCGAACGCCGCTGCGACTTCGAGTGCTCGGAGCGCACCACGTCAACAACGCTCTCGCCGCCATCGCTGCGGCGGGGGTTCTCGGGGTGCCTGCGTCCGCAGCCGTCGCACGCCTCGAGACCGTCGAGATCGCCGAACGCTGGCGCATGCAGCCGCTCGGAAACGATCGGGTGCGCATCATCAACGACGCGTACAACGCGAGCCCCGACTCGATGGCTGCGGCTCTGCGCACCCTCGCGCAGATCACGGGTCCCGAGGAGCGCACGGTCGCGGTGCTCGGCGCCATGAGCGAACTCGGAGAGACGGCGGGAGAGGAGCACGACCGGATCGGACTGCTCGCCGTGCGTCTCAACATCCAGCGCATCGTCGTCGTCGGGCCCGAAGCGCGCCGGCTCTTCATCTCGGCGATCGGTGAAGGCTCCTGGGACAGCGAGGCGGTCTTCTTCCCCGACCAGGATGCTGCATTCGACTATCTGCGCACAGAGCTCCGCGACGGCGATCGCGTGCTCGTGAAGTCCTCCAACTCCGTGGGCCTCAGGCATCTCGGCGATCGTCTGGGAGAATTGTTCTCGTGA
- a CDS encoding penicillin-binding protein 2 produces the protein MTTRATRSPRRRTVVALAVILAILAAFVVRLVDIQVVRADEHVSESLKYISVGTPLPGQRGSIVDAEGTVLAESVSVYDWSLDPQVVYLLEDDEKNPPEIPWAEAAQKIAAITGLDPETLRTEVESQHAADPDSRWYQVKKGLSTEQHIELKELKAQGLPYLHFSARETRVYPNGAVAGNVIGYLDGEGEAQAGIEKMDTQCLAPTDGEESYRTGKDGVIIPGSETRVDAVDGGAVQLTINSDLQWYMQQMIAEEAQTQGAKGGTVTVVEVKTGKIRAAAEWPTMDPNDLDASGSDTWGSMLFSRTFEPGSTFKAITAAAVMENAGVTMTGPTVSASSHEKFENGAVINDAFVHPAFQYTLAGALIDSSNVALSKFGTMVSPDVRYDYLQRFGVGEPTVGFPNEEGGELHPTADWDNQSLYTTTFGQYFTVTAPQVAAAYQAIANGGEKIGLSLVESCTASDGTVTEPDAPAREQIIAPQTAADLTRMLENVAVQGGNAERIEVPGYRVTSKTGTAQVPDGNGGYKQGIYYTSMVGFAPVDDPQYVVVVTLDEPTRITSSAATAPAFQKAMTQTMKTYRVMPSSTPMDALLPKFE, from the coding sequence ATGACGACACGAGCCACCCGGAGCCCCCGGCGACGCACGGTCGTCGCGCTGGCCGTCATCCTGGCGATCCTCGCGGCCTTCGTCGTGCGCCTCGTCGACATCCAGGTCGTGAGGGCCGACGAGCACGTCAGCGAATCGCTCAAGTACATCTCGGTCGGCACGCCGCTCCCCGGCCAGCGCGGATCGATCGTCGACGCCGAAGGCACGGTTCTCGCCGAGAGCGTCTCCGTCTATGACTGGAGCCTCGACCCCCAGGTGGTGTACCTGCTGGAGGACGACGAGAAGAACCCGCCGGAGATCCCGTGGGCCGAGGCCGCACAGAAGATCGCGGCGATCACCGGGCTCGACCCCGAGACCCTGCGCACCGAGGTCGAGTCGCAGCACGCTGCAGACCCGGACTCGCGCTGGTATCAGGTGAAGAAGGGTCTGAGCACCGAGCAGCACATCGAGCTCAAGGAGCTCAAGGCGCAGGGGCTGCCCTACCTGCACTTCAGCGCTCGCGAGACCCGCGTGTACCCGAACGGCGCAGTGGCCGGAAACGTCATCGGCTACCTCGACGGCGAGGGGGAGGCGCAGGCCGGCATCGAGAAGATGGACACACAGTGCCTCGCCCCCACCGACGGCGAGGAGAGCTATCGCACCGGCAAGGACGGCGTGATCATCCCGGGCAGCGAGACGCGCGTCGACGCGGTCGACGGCGGGGCCGTGCAGCTGACGATCAACAGCGACCTGCAGTGGTACATGCAGCAGATGATCGCCGAGGAGGCGCAGACGCAGGGCGCGAAGGGTGGCACAGTCACCGTCGTCGAGGTGAAGACCGGCAAGATCCGTGCGGCGGCCGAGTGGCCGACCATGGATCCCAACGACCTCGATGCGTCGGGCTCCGACACGTGGGGGAGCATGCTGTTCTCCCGCACGTTCGAGCCGGGCTCGACCTTCAAGGCCATCACCGCGGCCGCCGTCATGGAGAACGCCGGGGTCACGATGACCGGGCCGACCGTCTCGGCCTCGTCGCACGAGAAGTTCGAGAACGGCGCCGTCATCAACGACGCGTTCGTGCACCCCGCGTTCCAGTACACGCTGGCCGGTGCGCTGATCGATTCGTCGAACGTGGCGCTGTCGAAGTTCGGGACCATGGTGAGCCCGGACGTGCGCTACGACTACCTGCAGCGTTTCGGCGTGGGCGAGCCCACCGTCGGGTTCCCGAACGAAGAAGGCGGCGAGCTGCACCCGACCGCCGACTGGGACAACCAGTCGCTGTACACGACCACTTTCGGCCAGTACTTCACGGTCACCGCCCCCCAGGTGGCGGCGGCGTATCAGGCCATCGCGAACGGCGGAGAGAAGATCGGTCTCTCGCTGGTCGAATCGTGCACGGCCTCCGACGGAACGGTGACCGAGCCCGACGCGCCGGCGCGTGAGCAGATCATCGCACCCCAGACCGCAGCCGACCTCACGCGCATGCTCGAGAACGTCGCCGTGCAGGGCGGCAACGCCGAGCGCATCGAGGTGCCGGGGTACCGCGTGACCAGCAAGACCGGAACCGCGCAGGTGCCGGACGGCAACGGCGGCTACAAGCAGGGCATCTACTACACCAGCATGGTCGGCTTCGCCCCGGTGGACGATCCCCAGTACGTCGTCGTGGTGACTCTCGACGAGCCGACTAGAATTACATCGTCTGCTGCTACCGCCCCGGCCTTCCAGAAGGCGATGACCCAGACCATGAAGACCTATCGCGTGATGCCATCCTCCACTCCGATGGACGCGCTTCTTCCCAAGTTCGAATAG
- the rsmH gene encoding 16S rRNA (cytosine(1402)-N(4))-methyltransferase RsmH yields the protein MSLRDIHTPVLLERCVELLAPALQHDGAVLVDATLGMGGHSEALLERFPHIRLVGLDRDTDALRIAGERLSRFADRITLVHTVYDEIGLHAQGASGILFDLGVSSLQLDEAERGFAYSKDAPLDMRMDQTKGVTAAEVIATYSEGNLRRIFERYGEEKLAGRYARFIIAAREKAPITRSGQLVEILIAATPAAAQRAGHPAKRVFQALRIEVNTELNVLADAIPAAMDALSVGGRIVVMSYQSLEDRLVKQAFAAGAASTAPKGLPVELPEHAPRFKIITRGAELADDDERARNPRAIPVRLRAAEKIRESA from the coding sequence ATGAGCCTCCGCGACATCCACACCCCCGTACTTCTCGAGCGCTGCGTCGAGCTGCTCGCACCTGCGCTCCAGCACGATGGCGCTGTTCTGGTCGATGCCACGCTCGGCATGGGCGGGCATTCGGAGGCGCTGCTCGAGCGCTTTCCCCACATCCGGCTCGTCGGTCTCGATCGAGACACCGACGCACTGCGAATCGCGGGGGAGCGGCTCTCCCGCTTCGCCGACCGCATCACTCTCGTGCACACCGTGTACGACGAGATCGGTCTGCACGCGCAGGGAGCGTCGGGCATCCTGTTCGATCTCGGCGTCTCGTCCCTGCAGCTCGACGAGGCCGAGCGCGGGTTCGCGTATTCGAAGGATGCCCCGCTCGACATGCGGATGGATCAGACGAAGGGCGTCACCGCCGCCGAGGTCATCGCGACGTACAGCGAAGGGAATCTGCGCCGGATCTTCGAGCGTTATGGCGAGGAGAAGCTGGCGGGGCGCTATGCGCGCTTCATCATCGCGGCTCGCGAGAAGGCGCCGATCACCCGTTCGGGACAGCTGGTCGAGATCCTCATCGCCGCGACCCCCGCGGCTGCGCAGCGAGCAGGGCACCCGGCCAAGCGCGTGTTCCAGGCGCTCCGCATCGAGGTCAACACCGAACTCAACGTCCTGGCCGACGCGATCCCGGCGGCCATGGACGCGCTCTCGGTCGGGGGACGCATCGTCGTGATGTCGTACCAGTCGCTCGAGGACCGACTCGTCAAGCAGGCCTTCGCCGCGGGTGCGGCATCCACCGCTCCGAAGGGGCTCCCGGTCGAGCTCCCCGAGCACGCGCCGCGGTTCAAGATCATCACGCGCGGTGCCGAGCTCGCCGACGATGACGAGCGCGCGCGCAACCCGCGCGCGATTCCGGTGCGCCTCCGTGCCGCCGAGAAGATCAGGGAGAGCGCATGA
- the mraZ gene encoding division/cell wall cluster transcriptional repressor MraZ has protein sequence MLLGTHSPKLDDKGRVILPAKFREDLGGGIVVTRGQERCLYVFSTAEFEAMHERIRQAPLANKQARDFMRLFLSGASAEMPDSQNRITIPVHLRQYAGLQKELIVTGVGAHAEIWDAESWNTYLAAGEESYSELEQEVIPGLF, from the coding sequence ATGTTGCTGGGAACGCATTCTCCGAAGTTGGACGACAAGGGACGGGTCATCCTTCCCGCGAAGTTCCGCGAAGACCTCGGTGGCGGCATCGTCGTCACCCGAGGGCAGGAACGCTGCCTCTACGTCTTCAGCACGGCCGAGTTCGAGGCGATGCACGAGCGGATCCGTCAGGCGCCTCTCGCGAACAAGCAGGCGCGTGACTTCATGCGTCTGTTCCTCTCCGGAGCGAGTGCGGAGATGCCCGACAGCCAGAACCGCATCACCATCCCCGTGCACCTTCGTCAGTACGCGGGCCTGCAGAAAGAGCTCATCGTCACCGGAGTCGGCGCACACGCCGAGATCTGGGATGCGGAGAGCTGGAACACCTACCTCGCGGCCGGCGAGGAGTCGTACTCCGAACTCGAGCAGGAGGTGATCCCGGGACTGTTCTGA
- a CDS encoding DUF3040 domain-containing protein produces MPLSEQEQRLLDEMERHLLHNDADVVSAPSGDRALSYRNLVYGALLLLAGVGGLIVGVVLGDVWGVVVGVIGFAAMLGGVMLAVTPVRRPVSAAPRERTAKQHSSASFMDRMNDRWDRRQGGR; encoded by the coding sequence ATGCCACTCTCCGAACAGGAGCAGCGTCTGCTCGACGAGATGGAGCGCCATCTCCTCCACAACGACGCCGATGTCGTGAGCGCGCCGTCAGGCGACCGAGCTCTCAGCTACCGAAATCTCGTGTACGGAGCTCTTCTGCTCCTCGCCGGTGTCGGTGGGCTGATCGTCGGAGTCGTGCTCGGCGACGTGTGGGGCGTCGTGGTGGGTGTGATCGGATTCGCGGCCATGCTCGGCGGTGTCATGCTCGCGGTCACGCCCGTGCGCCGCCCCGTCTCCGCAGCTCCCCGCGAGCGCACCGCGAAGCAGCACAGTTCCGCATCCTTCATGGATCGCATGAACGATCGGTGGGATCGCCGCCAGGGCGGTCGCTGA